From Topomyia yanbarensis strain Yona2022 chromosome 1, ASM3024719v1, whole genome shotgun sequence, one genomic window encodes:
- the LOC131685617 gene encoding dehydrodolichyl diphosphate synthase complex subunit Nus1 → MLTSNLPAVVILWIAHQLVTIAEQVLAFVRWIRRNARSWSNHRVQTRLSGRKQSHLENDMIELAVRKLDKIPSHIAIMLGPEVPNYHQLAQFIFWSLAAGVGYVSFYDHRGTLKTNYHRMLDYVRRQSRDDGDQILWTPELKPTDRLLPARNGFRRRAVISFFGPEDGKRQLLAATRTITSGLRDGSITAASDVTVELVDRTLQDSTFHIPDPELAVYFGSICCTYGMLPWQIRLTEFVPLEAPSLAEVGPAHFLNCLFQYAKCEQRFGK, encoded by the exons ATGTTAACCAGTAATCTACCGGCGGTGGTTATCTTGTGGATAGCTCATCAGCTTGTCACTATCGCGGAACAAGTTCTAGCCTTTGTtcgttggattcggcggaatgCAAGGAGCTGGTCAAATCACAGAGTGCAAACGAGACTGAGTGGACGGAAGCAATCGCATTTAGAGAATGACATGATAGAGCTTGCGGTGCGTAAGCTGGACAAGATTCCGTCGCACATAGCAATAATGTTAGGTCCCGAGGTGCCAAACTATCATCAGCTGGCACAGTTCATCTTCTGGAGTCTCGCGGCTGGTGTAGGCTATGTTAGCTTCTACGATCATAGAG GGACTCTTAAAACTAATTACCACCGGATGCTGGACTATGTGCGCCGACAATCGCGCGACGACGGTGACCAAATCCTATGGACACCGGAGTTAAAACCTACCGATCGGCTTCTTCCGGCACGAAATGGCTTTCGGCGACGAGCTGTGATCAGTTTCTTCGGTCCGGAGGATGGTAAAAGACAGCTTCTGGCCGCAACCCGTACAATTACCAGCGGCCTCCGGGATGGATCCATCACGGCCGCTAGTGACGTAACGGTTGAGCTAGTCGATCGAACCCTGCAGGATTCGACCTTTCACATACCGGATCCGGAGCTAGCAGTGTATTTCGGTTCAATTTGTTGCACCTACGGTATGCTACCGTGGCAGATTCGACTGACGGAATTTGTACCGCTGGAAGCACCTAGCCTGGCGGAGGTTGGTCCCGCTCACTTTCTCAACTGTCTGTTTCAGTATGCGAAATGTGAGCAGCGATTCGGGAAATGA
- the LOC131676460 gene encoding uncharacterized Golgi apparatus membrane protein-like protein CG5021, with product MASATVPLLDDTVPFGDEDELNSNGATARKLSHPYVTFFHVFFRGAALATYLFWGLFNDSFIKCFLLVVFWLSADFYLVKNLSGRLLVGMRWWNYVADDGRSHWVFESKKGESGETGINPHEARIFWTALVVCPVLWALFFVVALFGFKFKWMLLVMIALSLNGANLYGYIKCNFGASANLSTTTTDFVKSQVLKNAVNLMSQPSTSSNPAPKTATVA from the exons ATGGCGTCCGCAACG GTACCCCTTCTGGATGATACGGTCCCGTTTGGTGACGAAGACGAACTAAATTCCAACGGAGCAACGGCCAGAAAGCTGTC CCACCCGTACGTCACATTCTTTCATGTGTTTTTCCGTGGAGCCGCCCTCGCCACGTACCTGTTCTGGGGTTTATTCAATGATTCCTTCATTAAATGCTTTTTGCTGGTGGTATTCTGGCTATCGGCCGATTTCTATCTGGTCAAAAACCTAAGCGGCCGTTTACTGGTGGGAATGCGCTGGTGGAACTATGTCGCCGATGACGGACGCTCCCATTGGGTGTTCGAGTCTAAAAAGGGTGAATCCGGCGAGACGGGCATCAATCCACACGAGGCGAGAATCTTCTGGACGGCACTGGTCGTTTGCCCTGTATTGTGGGCGCTGTTTTTCGTGGTGGCACTGTTTGGATTCAAGTTCAAATGGATG CTTCTAGTCATGATTGCCCTGTCACTGAATGGAGCTAATCTGTACGGCTACATTAAATGCAACTTTGGAGCTAGCGCCAATCTGAGCACAACTACAACCGATTTCGTCAAGAGTCAAGTGCTGAAGAACGCGGTCAATTTGATGAGTCAGCCTAGTACCAGCAGCAATCCGGCACCGAAAACCGCTACTGTAGCTtag
- the LOC131685628 gene encoding ubiquitin-like FUBI-ribosomal protein eS30 fusion protein, translating into MRQFNRKFVTIFERICVFRRCTHVKHKMQLHIRGLNTHVLDVQPQETISDIKAKLAALENINDADQLVLSCEGTILASDSAVASLSSIELDLTVSLLGGKVHGSLARAGKVKGQTPKVEKKEKKKKRTGRAKRRIQYNRNFSNAVQAFGRRRGPNANST; encoded by the exons atgcgGCAATTTAATCGTAAATTTGTAACCATTTTTGAACGGATTTGTGTTTTTCGTCGTTGCACTCATGTGAA acACAAGATGCAATTGCATATTCGAGGACTGAACACTCACGTCCTGGACGTGCAGCCCCAGGAAACAATCAGCGACATCAAG GCCAAGCTTGCTGCACTAGAAAACATCAACGATGCCGACCAGTTGGTGCTGTCCTGCGAAGGAACCATCCTGGCTAGCGATTCCGCAGTAGCCAGCCTTTCGTCGATCGAGCTGGACCTGACCGTTTCGTTGCTCGGTGGTAAAGTGCACGGTTCATTGGCTCGTGCCGGTAAGGTAAAGGGACAAACACCGAAGGTCGAGAAAAAGGAGAAGAAGAAGAAGCGCACTGGCCGTGCCAAGCGTCGCATCCAGTACAACCGTAACTTCTCCAATGCGGTGCAGGCCTTCGGCCGACGACGTGGACCGAACGCGAACTCGACGTAG